A window of Erpetoichthys calabaricus chromosome 12, fErpCal1.3, whole genome shotgun sequence contains these coding sequences:
- the kif22 gene encoding kinesin-like protein KIF22, giving the protein MERKEKPTELAMAKRVSIFEAGLKKPQASTARVRVSVRLRPYMSQDDEKNEGPCVRGTGGNSLEIVNWRNTMETMQYQFDAFYGDGSSQQEVYLGSVKPVLTHLLSGQNASIFAYGPTGAGKTHTMLGSPDQPGVIPRAVRDVFQMVREQSVLPSNEEWEFTTTMSYLEIYNEKVLDLLQPKDLKDQDLPIREDKDKNILIPGLTQKLISSFTDFENHFIPASQNRTVASTKLNSRSSRSHTVLLIKVVKSLRRPPFRQLTGKLYLIDLAGSEDNRRTGNQGIRLKESGAINSSLFVLSKVVDALNQGLPRIPYRDSKLTRLLQDSLGGSAHSVMITNLAPEFKYYFDTLTALNFAAKSKQIINKPFTRETVQPTALKRPREESPTRMPAKKKMEAQNISGEVSTESAPGVSVSSRSSHNEVYDGSVMERLLMLEKMMMGTPERERLALLKTVQQSRKEIQELREKQKELEAKAQEAQSLLAQQNTLQPSNSSNAEGKVKRNIRPLANKPISVAAPCSKQQAVVSPLQVSRVNPLQQNISEVETSKKTKTSKKTEQLEGKENMEEFQCKVNSGLLKKSEEMILNLLNTGSLQDLKELQRIGDKKARLIMGYRELNGQFKQVADLANIAGFSDKQVATFLKANLLSTIAR; this is encoded by the exons CAATGGCAAAGCGTGTGAGCATTTTTGAAGCGGGGCTGAAGAAACCTCAGGCTTCAACTGCTCGAGTTCGGGTGTCTGTTAGACTTCGGCCGTACATGAGCCAGGATGATGAGAAGAATGAGGGTCCATGTGTCCGTGGTACTGGTGGGAACTCCCTGGAGATTGTGAACTGGAGAAATACCATGGAGACGATGCAGTATCA GTTTGATGCTTTTTATGGTGATGGTTCCAGTCAGCAAGAGGTTTACTTGGGCTCTGTGAAGCCTGTTTTGACTCATCTTCTGAGTGGACAGAACGCTAGCATTTTTGCTTATGGGCCCACTGGAGCAG gtAAAACGCACACTATGCTTGGAAGTCCAGATCAGCCCGGTGTGATACCCAGGGCTGTCAGGGATGTTTTCCAGATGGTTCGGGAGCAGAGCGTTCTTCCATCTAATGAAGAATGGGAATTTACCACTACAATGTCTTACCTAGAGATTTATAATGAGAAG GTTCTTGACCTGCTGCAGCCTAAAGACCTGAAAGATCAGGACCTGCCCATTCGGGAAGATAAGGACAAAAACATACTGATACCTGGACTCACTCAGAAGCTTATCTCCTCTTTCACAGACTTTGAGAATCACTTCATCCCGGCCAGTCAGAATCGCACTGTGGCGAGTACAAAACTGAACTCTCGATCTAGCCGCAGCCACACAGTCCTCCTCATCAAG GTTGTCAAGTCTTTACGTAGGCCTCCATTTAGACAGCTGACTGGTAAACTCTATTTGATTGACCTTGCTGGGTCAGAAGACAATCGCAGGACAGGAAACCAAGGCATTCGACTGAAAGAAAGTGGAGCCATTAACTCCTCTCTCTTTGTGTTAAGCAAGGTGGTTGATGCGCTCAACCAAGGACTTCCTCGGATACCTTATAGAGACAGCAAGCTCACTCGACTTCTGCAG GACTCTTTGGGTGGCTCAGCACACAGCGTAATGATCACAAACCTTGCTCCAGAGTTTAAGTATTATTTTGATACACTTACAGCACTGAACTTTGCCGCCAAATCAAAGCAGATAATCAACAAACCATTTACAAGAGAAACTGTTCAGCCTACCG CATTGAAAAGGCCAAGAGAAGAGTCCCCAACTAGGATGCCtgccaagaaaaaaatggaagcacAAAATATCAGTGGAGAAGTTTCTACAGAATCTGCACCAGGTGTTTCTGTGTCCTCTAGAAG CTCTCACAATGAAGTCTATGATGGCAGTGTGATGGAGAGGTTGTTAATGCTAGAGAAAATGATGATGGGAACTCCTGAGAGAGAAAGACTTGCTCTTCTCAAGACTGTCCAACAGAGTCGTAAGGAAATTCAG GAGCTTAGAGAGAAGCAGAAAGAGCTAGAAGCCAAGGCACAAGAGGCCCAGTCTCTCCTTGCTCAGCAAAATACCTTGCAGCCCTCGAATTCTTCAAATGCAGAAGGCAAAGTCAAGAGAAATATCCGTCCTCTGGCAAATAAGCCTATATCTGTTGCTGCTCCTTGCTCAAAGCAGCAAGCGGTGGTGTCACCTCTGCAAG TATCCCGAGTAAACCCTCTGCAGCAGAATATAAGTGAGGTTGAAACTTCTAAGAAAACAAAGACCTCCAAGAAG ACTGAACAGCTTGAGGGTAAAGAGAACATGGAAGAATTCCAGTGCAAAGTCAACTCTGGATTACTGAAGAAGTCTGAAGAAATGATCCTAAATCTCCTCAACACCGGGTCATTGCAGGATCTGAAAGAGCTACAGCGTATCGGAGATAAAAAGGCCAGACTCATCATGGGCTACAGAGAGCTGAATGGGCAGTTCAAACAG gTGGCTGATTTGGCAAACATTGCTGGTTTCTCAGACAAGCAAGTTGCAACATTTTTAAAG gcAAATCTTCTGAGCACCATTGCACGGTGA